A region of Streptomyces deccanensis DNA encodes the following proteins:
- a CDS encoding Nramp family divalent metal transporter, translated as MADTTGNPTDAPATSGSNPPPRKSSWKYIGPGIVVAATGVGAGDLVATLIAGSNFGYTLLWAAVIGCLVKISLAEAAGRWHLSTGRTLFDGWASLGRWTTWFFVVYVVIWGFVYGAAAMSSSALPLQALFPDVMDLKWWAVLCGLSGLVFVWFNKYEVFEKVMTVLVGVMFVVTVYLAIRVTPNLGDAFAGLLPVLPDEKDSILNTLGLIGGVGGTITLAAYGYWVNAKGWTNTGWMKVMRLDNRVAYITTGIFVISMLFVGAELLHSANVAIASGDKGLIQLGDILEEEYGTATAKFFLIGFFATSYTSLIGVWHGVSLMFADFVARFRRKGAVTGEEVASGRHEKSWPFRAYLLWLTFPPIVLLFQGQPFRLIILYGVLGAAFLPFLAATLLWLLNSSRTPREWRNGIVSNGMLAIAGLLFLVLAVKQIWDQPWADFF; from the coding sequence ATGGCGGACACCACGGGAAACCCCACTGACGCACCCGCGACATCCGGCTCCAACCCCCCACCCCGCAAGTCCAGTTGGAAGTACATCGGCCCCGGCATCGTCGTCGCGGCGACCGGTGTCGGCGCCGGTGACCTGGTCGCGACCCTGATCGCGGGCAGCAACTTCGGTTACACCCTGCTGTGGGCGGCCGTCATCGGCTGTCTCGTCAAGATCTCCCTCGCCGAGGCGGCCGGCCGCTGGCACCTGTCCACCGGCCGCACCCTCTTCGACGGCTGGGCGAGCCTCGGCCGCTGGACGACGTGGTTCTTCGTCGTCTACGTCGTGATCTGGGGCTTCGTCTACGGCGCCGCCGCGATGTCCTCCAGCGCCCTGCCCCTCCAGGCACTCTTCCCGGACGTGATGGACCTGAAGTGGTGGGCCGTGCTGTGCGGCCTGAGCGGTCTGGTCTTCGTCTGGTTCAACAAGTACGAGGTCTTCGAGAAGGTCATGACGGTCCTGGTGGGCGTCATGTTCGTGGTCACGGTCTATCTCGCGATCCGCGTCACCCCCAACCTCGGGGACGCCTTCGCCGGACTCCTGCCCGTCCTGCCCGACGAGAAGGACTCGATCCTCAACACCCTCGGCCTCATCGGCGGCGTCGGCGGCACGATCACGCTGGCCGCCTACGGCTACTGGGTCAACGCCAAGGGCTGGACGAACACCGGCTGGATGAAGGTCATGCGCCTCGACAACCGGGTCGCCTACATCACGACCGGCATCTTCGTGATCTCGATGCTCTTCGTCGGCGCCGAACTGCTGCACTCCGCCAACGTCGCCATCGCCAGCGGCGACAAGGGCCTCATCCAGCTCGGCGACATCCTGGAGGAGGAGTACGGCACGGCCACCGCCAAGTTCTTCCTGATCGGCTTCTTCGCCACCTCGTACACCTCCCTCATCGGCGTCTGGCACGGCGTGAGCCTGATGTTCGCGGACTTCGTGGCGCGCTTCCGCCGGAAGGGGGCGGTGACGGGCGAGGAGGTCGCCTCCGGCCGCCACGAGAAGTCCTGGCCGTTCCGCGCCTACCTGCTCTGGCTGACCTTCCCGCCCATCGTCCTGCTCTTCCAGGGCCAGCCGTTCCGTCTGATCATCCTCTACGGCGTCCTCGGCGCGGCCTTCCTGCCCTTCCTCGCCGCCACCCTCCTCTGGCTCCTCAACTCCTCCCGCACACCCCGGGAATGGCGCAACGGCATCGTCAGCAACGGCATGCTGGCCATCGCGGGCCTGCTCTTCCTGGTGCTGGCCGTCAAGCAGATCTGGGACCAGCCGTGGGCCGACTTCTTCTGA
- a CDS encoding epoxide hydrolase family protein: MTDNSVRSHRIDIPQAQLDDLHTRLDLTRWPDELPDAGWAYGTSLPYLRDLAAYWRGTYDWRAHEAALNRIPQYVTEIDGARVHFLHVRSSRPDALPLILTHGWPGSIVEFLGVIDLLSDFHLVIPSIPGFGFSGPTREKGWNVSRVARAWAELMRRLGYERYGAQGGDLGALVSPALARTAPESVVGVHVNAASVGFIPLGPVDEAERKDLDERELRSLASIGEFTTDGFGYNALQSTRPQTLSYGLTDSPVGQLAWIMEKFQAWTHSSAALPEDAIGRDTLLTNVMLYWLTGTAGSAARMYYENSHVPDWFPTATSGVPTAVANFGEDVAIRRWAEQVNTVVRWTEFDRGGHFAALEVPDLLATDVREFFDSVRRTG; this comes from the coding sequence ATGACGGACAACAGCGTGCGCAGCCACCGGATCGACATCCCTCAGGCCCAGCTGGACGATCTGCACACCCGCCTGGACCTCACCCGCTGGCCCGACGAACTCCCGGACGCGGGCTGGGCGTACGGCACTTCACTGCCGTACCTCCGTGACCTCGCCGCGTACTGGCGCGGCACCTACGACTGGCGCGCGCACGAGGCCGCCCTCAACCGGATCCCGCAGTACGTCACGGAGATCGACGGCGCGCGGGTGCACTTCCTGCACGTCCGCTCCTCCCGGCCGGACGCGCTGCCGCTGATCCTCACGCACGGCTGGCCGGGCTCGATCGTGGAGTTCCTCGGTGTGATCGACCTGCTGAGCGACTTCCACCTGGTGATCCCCTCCATCCCCGGCTTCGGGTTCTCCGGGCCCACCCGGGAGAAGGGCTGGAACGTCTCCCGGGTCGCCCGCGCCTGGGCGGAGCTGATGCGCCGGCTCGGCTACGAGCGCTACGGCGCGCAGGGCGGCGACCTGGGCGCGCTGGTCTCCCCCGCGCTGGCCCGCACCGCCCCGGAGTCGGTGGTCGGCGTCCATGTGAACGCCGCGTCGGTCGGCTTCATCCCGCTCGGCCCGGTGGACGAGGCGGAGCGCAAGGACCTCGACGAGCGGGAGCTGCGGAGCCTCGCGAGCATCGGCGAGTTCACCACGGACGGCTTCGGCTACAACGCCCTCCAGTCGACCCGCCCGCAGACCCTGTCGTACGGCCTCACGGACTCCCCCGTCGGTCAGCTCGCCTGGATCATGGAGAAGTTCCAGGCGTGGACGCACTCCTCGGCCGCGCTGCCGGAGGACGCGATCGGCCGGGACACCCTGCTCACCAACGTGATGCTGTACTGGCTGACCGGCACGGCCGGTTCGGCGGCCCGGATGTACTACGAGAACAGCCATGTCCCGGACTGGTTCCCGACGGCGACCTCCGGGGTGCCGACCGCGGTGGCGAACTTCGGCGAGGACGTGGCGATCCGCCGCTGGGCCGAGCAGGTCAACACCGTCGTCCGGTGGACGGAGTTCGACCGCGGCGGCCACTTCGCGGCCCTGGAGGTGCCGGACCTGCTGGCGACGGACGTACGGGAGTTCTTCGACTCCGTGCGCCGGACCGGCTAG
- a CDS encoding SigE family RNA polymerase sigma factor — protein sequence MRPVRADGYQEFAVARAGHLYRSACLLTGGDTHLAEDLVQETLGRLYVKWGRVRRADNPAGYAQTVLTRTFLAHQRRRSSRERATDVIPDGPAAPGTDASLRLTLVEALAQLPPKDRAVVVLRYWEDRSVEETATAMNASSAAVRTRCVRALARLRVLLGDAIGEYATP from the coding sequence ATGAGACCTGTCCGCGCGGACGGATACCAGGAGTTCGCGGTGGCGCGCGCGGGCCATCTGTACCGGTCCGCGTGTCTGCTCACCGGTGGGGACACCCATCTCGCCGAGGACCTCGTGCAGGAGACGCTCGGCCGGCTGTATGTGAAGTGGGGGCGGGTGCGGCGGGCGGACAACCCCGCCGGCTATGCGCAGACCGTGCTGACCAGGACGTTCCTCGCCCACCAGCGGCGGCGCAGCAGCCGGGAGCGGGCCACCGACGTCATCCCGGACGGGCCCGCCGCGCCGGGCACCGACGCGTCCCTGCGGCTCACCCTCGTCGAGGCGCTGGCCCAACTGCCGCCCAAGGACCGGGCCGTGGTCGTCCTGCGCTACTGGGAGGACCGGTCCGTCGAGGAGACCGCCACGGCGATGAACGCCAGCTCGGCGGCCGTGCGCACCCGGTGCGTCCGTGCCCTCGCCCGGCTGCGCGTCCTGCTCGGCGACGCCATCGGCGAGTACGCCACCCCCTGA
- a CDS encoding ATP-binding protein, which yields MLQLSGGLLPDSGPHFASYPQPPMGAGHLSVEYDPRPTAAAQARAQVRRQLEGWGLLDQTDTAELLVSELVTNALVHAESRLKLTLSAAHGVLRCEVSDTDGRPPRVRRVPEISESGRGMFLVDALAGRWGCQEDGSGKTVWFELGTCGADGCV from the coding sequence ATGCTGCAACTCTCCGGGGGTCTCCTTCCGGATTCCGGCCCCCATTTCGCCTCGTACCCGCAACCGCCCATGGGCGCGGGGCACTTGAGCGTCGAGTACGACCCCCGTCCCACCGCCGCCGCACAGGCCCGCGCGCAGGTGCGCAGGCAGCTGGAGGGATGGGGTCTGCTCGACCAGACCGACACGGCGGAGCTGCTGGTGAGCGAGCTGGTCACCAACGCGCTGGTGCACGCGGAGAGCCGACTGAAGCTGACCCTGTCGGCGGCCCACGGCGTACTGCGCTGCGAGGTGTCGGACACGGACGGTCGCCCGCCCCGGGTGCGCCGGGTGCCGGAGATATCGGAGAGCGGCCGGGGGATGTTCCTGGTGGACGCGCTCGCGGGACGGTGGGGCTGCCAGGAGGACGGGTCGGGCAAGACCGTGTGGTTCGAGCTCGGTACGTGCGGGGCGGACGGCTGCGTGTAG
- a CDS encoding M14 family metallopeptidase: MRLRIRGRAATPDGTGRRSGRRTAALATLLALALAAPVAATTTDATATSGERPKASADDIRQYEVHMHSDSKSRTALQQAGVTVDDADDHSVFVSGRADQIKKLKQQGYEVTPLGAAPDRSNGEDDVRLFDFPSADSRYHNYAEMTNEINSVVAANGSIASQRVIGTTYQGRNIVAIKISDNVGTDEAEPEVLFTHHQHAREHLTVEMALYLLGELTSDYGTDSRVTNMVNNREIWIIPDINPDGGEYDVATGSYRSWRKNRQPNSGSSYVGTDLNRNWNYRWGCCGGSSGSTSSDTYRGTAAESAPEVKVVANFVRSRVVGGVQQIKTGIDFHTYSELVLWPFGYTTADTATGMTADDRNAFATVGGKMAASNGYTPEQSSDLYITDGSIDDWLWGNQKIFGYTFEMYPGSASGGGFYPPDEVIARETARNRDAVLQLLENSDCMYRSIGKEAQYC, encoded by the coding sequence ATGCGACTCCGCATACGCGGCAGGGCGGCGACGCCCGACGGCACCGGCCGGAGATCCGGTCGCCGCACCGCCGCCCTCGCCACCCTGCTGGCGCTGGCCCTCGCCGCCCCGGTCGCCGCGACCACCACGGACGCGACGGCGACCAGCGGCGAGCGGCCGAAGGCCTCCGCCGACGACATCCGTCAGTACGAGGTGCACATGCACTCGGACAGCAAGTCCCGCACGGCGCTGCAGCAGGCCGGTGTGACCGTGGACGACGCCGACGACCACTCGGTGTTCGTCTCCGGACGCGCGGACCAGATCAAGAAGCTGAAGCAGCAGGGGTACGAGGTCACCCCGCTCGGCGCCGCCCCGGACCGGTCGAACGGCGAGGACGACGTACGGCTCTTCGACTTCCCGTCCGCCGACTCCCGGTACCACAACTACGCGGAGATGACGAACGAGATCAACTCCGTCGTCGCGGCCAACGGTTCGATCGCCAGCCAGCGGGTCATCGGCACCACGTACCAGGGCCGGAACATTGTCGCCATCAAGATCAGCGACAACGTCGGCACGGACGAGGCCGAGCCCGAGGTGCTGTTCACCCACCACCAGCACGCCCGTGAGCACCTCACCGTCGAGATGGCGCTCTACTTGCTGGGCGAGCTGACCTCCGACTACGGGACCGACTCCCGCGTCACCAACATGGTGAACAACCGCGAGATCTGGATCATCCCGGACATCAACCCGGACGGCGGCGAGTACGACGTCGCGACGGGCTCGTACCGCTCGTGGCGCAAGAACCGGCAGCCCAACAGCGGCTCGTCGTACGTCGGTACCGACCTCAACCGCAACTGGAACTACCGCTGGGGCTGCTGTGGCGGCTCGTCCGGGTCGACGTCCTCGGACACCTACCGGGGTACGGCCGCCGAGTCGGCGCCCGAGGTGAAGGTCGTCGCGAACTTCGTGCGCAGCCGGGTCGTCGGCGGGGTCCAGCAGATCAAGACCGGGATCGACTTCCACACCTACAGCGAGCTGGTGCTGTGGCCCTTCGGGTACACGACCGCCGACACCGCGACCGGGATGACGGCGGACGACCGCAACGCGTTCGCGACGGTCGGCGGGAAGATGGCCGCGAGCAACGGGTACACCCCCGAGCAGTCCAGCGACCTCTACATCACGGACGGGTCGATCGACGACTGGCTGTGGGGCAACCAGAAGATCTTCGGGTACACGTTCGAGATGTATCCGGGGTCGGCGTCGGGGGGTGGGTTCTACCCGCCCGACGAGGTGATCGCCCGGGAGACCGCGCGGAACCGGGACGCGGTGTTGCAGTTGCTGGAGAACTCGGACTGTATGTACCGGTCGATCGGCAAGGAAGCGCAGTACTGCTAG